In Quadrisphaera sp. DSM 44207, one DNA window encodes the following:
- a CDS encoding PH domain-containing protein — protein sequence MSEPVPAPAPPEQAPVPAPAPPREPGWRRLHPVTPVLRSWRVLVVLLVLYAQQRGQGAVGGVERLPGGLEVLVALGVLALAALVAVAVSAVSWRTTRYAVDAEAVRLHSGVLVRQQRSARLDRLQAVDVVQPLLARLLGFAELRLEVAGGSGSDIRLAYLREPEAQRLRNLLLARSAGLATAGEEAPEAVDRQVLVVPVPRLAASLALSSTTAVLVVGAVLMAVVGVATRSPEVLLAAAPAVLGLGATLWTSFTRTASWRVAIAADGLRLRSGLLESRSQTLPPGRVQAVRLAQPLLWRRPDWWRLQVNVAGYGTTAGADAGQTNLLVPVATRAEAEEVLGLLVPDLPVDALERGLDGASEDGGWTSAPRRARRVDPVAWRRSGVRVVAPALLVRRGRLRRELDVVPHAKPQSLGLQQGPLQRRLGLATVAVHSTPGPVRPTAAHLDTAVAVRLIGEQAERSRRARAGAGPERWMERPPDAATRGAAPLPRP from the coding sequence GTGAGCGAGCCCGTCCCGGCTCCCGCGCCGCCGGAGCAGGCGCCCGTCCCGGCTCCCGCGCCGCCGCGGGAGCCCGGCTGGCGCCGGCTGCACCCCGTCACGCCGGTGCTGCGCAGCTGGCGGGTGCTCGTCGTCCTGCTCGTGCTGTACGCCCAGCAGCGGGGCCAGGGCGCCGTCGGCGGCGTCGAGCGGCTGCCGGGCGGCCTGGAGGTGCTCGTCGCGCTCGGGGTCCTGGCGCTGGCGGCGCTCGTCGCGGTGGCGGTCTCGGCGGTCTCGTGGCGCACGACGCGCTACGCGGTGGACGCGGAGGCGGTGCGCCTGCACAGCGGGGTGCTCGTGCGCCAGCAGCGCTCCGCGCGCCTGGACCGCCTGCAGGCCGTGGACGTCGTCCAGCCGCTGCTGGCGCGCCTGCTCGGCTTCGCCGAGCTGCGCCTGGAGGTGGCGGGCGGGTCCGGCTCGGACATCCGGCTCGCGTACCTGCGCGAGCCGGAGGCGCAGCGCCTGCGCAACCTGCTGCTGGCGCGCTCGGCCGGCCTGGCGACCGCGGGGGAGGAGGCGCCCGAGGCCGTCGACCGGCAGGTCCTGGTCGTGCCGGTGCCGCGGCTGGCGGCCTCCCTCGCGCTCAGCAGCACCACCGCCGTGCTCGTCGTCGGCGCCGTCCTCATGGCGGTGGTCGGCGTGGCGACGCGCTCGCCGGAGGTGCTCCTGGCGGCGGCCCCGGCCGTGCTCGGCCTGGGGGCGACGCTGTGGACGTCGTTCACGCGCACCGCGTCCTGGCGCGTGGCGATCGCCGCGGACGGGTTGCGGCTGCGCTCCGGGCTGCTGGAGAGCCGCTCCCAGACGCTGCCGCCGGGCCGCGTGCAGGCGGTGCGCCTGGCGCAGCCGCTGCTGTGGCGGCGGCCGGACTGGTGGCGCCTGCAGGTCAACGTCGCCGGCTACGGCACCACCGCCGGCGCGGACGCCGGCCAGACCAACCTGCTCGTGCCCGTGGCCACGCGCGCCGAGGCCGAGGAGGTCCTGGGCCTGCTGGTGCCCGACCTGCCCGTCGACGCGCTCGAGCGCGGCCTGGACGGCGCGAGCGAGGACGGCGGCTGGACCAGCGCGCCCCGCCGGGCCCGGCGCGTGGACCCGGTGGCCTGGCGGCGCTCCGGCGTGCGCGTGGTCGCCCCGGCGCTCCTCGTGCGGCGGGGGCGGCTGCGTCGCGAGCTGGACGTCGTCCCGCACGCCAAGCCGCAGTCCCTCGGGCTGCAGCAGGGCCCGCTGCAGCGCCGGCTGGGGCTGGCCACCGTCGCCGTGCACTCCACCCCGGGGCCGGTGCGCCCCACCGCCGCCCACCTGGACACCGCCGTCGCCGTGCGCCTGATCGGCGAGCAGGCCGAGCGCTCGCGCCGCGCCCGCGCGGGGGCGGGCCCGGAGCGCTGGATGGAGCGGCCCCCGGACGCCGCTACGCGCGGCGCAGCACCACTGCCACGTCCGTGA
- a CDS encoding ABC transporter substrate-binding protein, with protein sequence MPSTRARLRALPLIAAGTLLLAGCGGGGDPLDPSAGGSASSSSAAGGGGGTVVVGGAGFTESQVLQEMYTALLEDAGYTVETVTADNRELYYPALQSGEIDVIPEYAATLAEFVNRSLNGPDAPQVASADVTATVEALQAQLEAAGGRVSVLEPAEAASQNAFAVARATAEADGLATLSDLAALGRPIRLAATEECPTRPLCEPGLEQTYGLDITQVLPLGYSSIPAKQAVQQGQADLALVGSTDATVEQFDLVVLEDDRGVQLADNVIPAVSSELADDEQLAGALDSLSAVLTTDDLAQLNAQVDAERQLPADVARAYLEEQGLVGG encoded by the coding sequence ATGCCCTCGACCCGTGCGCGCCTGCGGGCGCTCCCCCTGATCGCCGCCGGGACGCTGCTCCTGGCCGGCTGCGGCGGCGGCGGTGACCCCCTCGACCCCTCGGCGGGCGGCTCGGCGTCCAGCTCCAGCGCGGCCGGCGGGGGCGGGGGGACCGTCGTCGTCGGCGGCGCCGGCTTCACGGAGAGCCAGGTGCTGCAGGAGATGTACACGGCGCTGCTGGAGGACGCCGGCTACACCGTCGAGACCGTCACGGCCGACAACCGCGAGTTGTACTACCCGGCGCTGCAGTCCGGGGAGATCGACGTCATCCCCGAGTACGCCGCCACCCTCGCCGAGTTCGTCAACCGCTCCCTGAACGGGCCCGACGCCCCGCAGGTGGCGTCCGCGGACGTCACCGCGACCGTCGAGGCGCTGCAGGCGCAGCTGGAGGCGGCCGGCGGGCGGGTCAGCGTGCTCGAGCCCGCCGAGGCCGCCTCCCAGAACGCCTTCGCCGTGGCCCGCGCGACCGCCGAGGCGGACGGCCTCGCCACGCTCTCGGACCTCGCGGCCCTCGGCCGGCCGATCCGCCTGGCCGCGACGGAGGAGTGCCCGACCCGGCCGCTGTGCGAGCCGGGGCTCGAGCAGACCTACGGCCTGGACATCACCCAGGTGCTGCCGCTGGGGTACTCCAGCATCCCGGCCAAGCAGGCCGTGCAGCAGGGCCAGGCCGACCTCGCGCTCGTCGGCAGCACCGACGCCACCGTCGAGCAGTTCGACCTCGTCGTGCTCGAGGACGACCGCGGTGTGCAGCTGGCGGACAACGTCATCCCGGCCGTCTCCAGCGAGCTCGCGGACGACGAGCAGCTGGCCGGGGCGCTGGACAGCCTCTCGGCCGTGCTCACCACCGACGACCTCGCGCAGCTGAACGCACAGGTGGACGCCGAGCGCCAGCTGCCCGCGGACGTCGCCCGCGCCTACCTGGAGGAGCAGGGCCTGGTCGGCGGCTGA
- a CDS encoding PH domain-containing protein — protein sequence MRSDPRSGPEPFDLPDVEWTPVSPRLVTARRIGLVLPGLVPLAALVVGTLLAPSPLWVVGYAAWAAIGAWLWVLQGRQVRALGYAEREEDLLLRRGLLFRSLVVVPYGRMQYVDVSAGPVDRWLGIATVQLHTASASSDASIPGLVPEEAARLRDRLARRGEARLAGL from the coding sequence ATGAGATCCGATCCGAGGTCCGGCCCCGAGCCGTTCGACCTCCCGGACGTGGAGTGGACGCCGGTGTCCCCACGGCTGGTGACCGCGCGGCGGATCGGGCTCGTGCTGCCGGGCCTGGTGCCGCTCGCCGCGCTCGTCGTCGGCACCCTCCTGGCGCCCTCGCCGCTGTGGGTGGTCGGCTACGCCGCGTGGGCGGCGATCGGCGCCTGGCTGTGGGTGCTGCAGGGCCGCCAGGTGCGGGCGCTGGGCTACGCCGAGCGGGAGGAGGACCTGCTGCTGCGGCGCGGCCTGCTCTTCCGCAGCCTCGTGGTGGTGCCGTACGGGCGGATGCAGTACGTGGACGTCTCCGCCGGGCCCGTCGACCGGTGGCTCGGGATCGCCACGGTGCAGCTGCACACGGCGTCCGCCAGCAGCGACGCGTCGATCCCGGGGCTGGTGCCGGAGGAGGCCGCGCGGCTGCGGGACCGGCTGGCGCGCCGCGGTGAGGCGCGGCTGGCCGGGCTGTGA
- a CDS encoding ABC transporter permease, which produces MGWVGATAAWLADGANWAGPDGVWARLGEHVAVSAAAVGLACLLGLPLALWLGHAHRGRVLALGLTNLGRAVPVLAVLVVLFLLPPPFGYSTTTVLTALVLFALPAVVTSAYTGVAEADPGAVAAARGAGMSERQVLTQVELPLAVPLLMSGVRLAAVEVVATATVAAFIAGPGLGRIINAGLGRRDIGQLIAGALLVTVLALLVEGALALLTRRLDPAVRARRAARRRAAGPRGPAAEGSVARG; this is translated from the coding sequence ATGGGCTGGGTGGGCGCCACGGCCGCGTGGCTGGCGGACGGCGCGAACTGGGCCGGCCCGGACGGCGTCTGGGCGCGCCTCGGCGAGCACGTGGCCGTCTCGGCGGCCGCGGTGGGCCTCGCCTGCCTGCTCGGGCTGCCGCTCGCGCTGTGGCTCGGGCACGCGCACCGCGGCCGGGTCCTCGCGCTCGGCCTGACCAACCTCGGCCGGGCCGTGCCCGTGCTCGCCGTCCTCGTCGTGCTGTTCCTGCTGCCGCCGCCCTTCGGGTACTCCACCACGACCGTGCTGACCGCCCTGGTCCTGTTCGCGCTGCCCGCCGTCGTCACCAGCGCCTACACCGGCGTCGCGGAGGCGGACCCGGGCGCCGTGGCGGCCGCGCGCGGCGCCGGCATGAGCGAGCGGCAGGTGCTGACGCAGGTGGAGCTGCCGCTCGCGGTGCCGCTGCTCATGAGCGGCGTGCGCCTGGCGGCGGTCGAGGTCGTCGCCACCGCGACGGTCGCCGCCTTCATCGCCGGGCCGGGCCTGGGCCGGATCATCAACGCGGGCCTGGGCCGCCGGGACATCGGGCAGCTGATCGCCGGAGCCCTGCTCGTGACCGTGCTGGCGCTGCTCGTCGAGGGCGCCCTGGCGCTGCTCACCCGCCGCCTGGACCCGGCGGTGCGCGCGCGGCGCGCCGCCCGGCGCCGGGCCGCGGGGCCGCGCGGCCCGGCCGCCGAGGGGTCCGTCGCGCGCGGGTGA